Proteins co-encoded in one Salvia splendens isolate huo1 chromosome 4, SspV2, whole genome shotgun sequence genomic window:
- the LOC121800090 gene encoding extracellular ribonuclease LE-like produces MEKASVTLTIKFLLLQYLFAFSIAQDFDFFYFVQQWPGSYCDTKKSCCYPTTGKPAADFGIHGLWPNYKDGTYPSNCDPNNSYDESKISDLISRMQQDWATLACPSNSGSTFWSHEWDKHGTCSESNLDQHAYFKAALSLKSKFDLLQILQSAGINPDGGSYSLSDIKSAISNAIGYAPWIECNSDADGSKQLYQIYLCVDTSGSNLIACPTFPHGKCAPTIQFPSF; encoded by the exons ATGGAGAAAGCTAGTGTGACTCTTACTATTAAGTTCTTGCTCTTACAATATCTCTTTGCGTTTTCTATAGCTCAAGATTTTGATTTCTTCTACTTCGTTCAGCAG tGGCCCGGATCGTATTGTGATACGAAAAAAAGTTGTTGTTATCCAACCACGGGAAAGCCCGCGGCTGATTTTGGCATCCATGGACTCTGGCCGAATTACAAAGACGGCACTTACCCTTCAAATTGCGATCCCAACAATTCTTATGATGAGTCCAAG ATATCAGATCTAATTAGCCGAATGCAACAAGATTGGGCTACATTAGCTTGTCCTAGCAACAGCGGCTCGACATTCTGGTCACACGAGTGGGACAAACACGGCACGTGTTCAGAATCTAATTTGGACCAACACGCCTACTTCAAAGCCGCTCTAAGCCTCAAATCTAAGTTTGATCTCCTTCAAATCCTTCAAAGTGCAG GGATAAATCCGGACGGAGGTTCTTACAGCTTGAGTGACATAAAAAGTGCAATTAGCAATGCGATAGGTTACGCTCCATGGATCGAGTGCAATTCCGATGCAGATGGAAGCAAACAGTTGTACCAGATATATCTATGCGTCGATACTTCGGGCTCTAATTTGATTGCATGTCCTACTTTTCCTCATGGAAAATGTGCACCCACCATCCAGTTTCCATCGTTTTGA
- the LOC121798631 gene encoding amino acid transporter AVT1I-like isoform X2 — translation MELPNIEKLESQNHPPQKNGASFITTCFNGLNALTGIGLLSIPYALSQGGWLSLITLIGEHAFGKKGRALISIFMYLELFLLAVEFLILEGDNLHKLFPYTNVRVWGKTIGGKPIFIILTALVMLPTTWLRDLSLLAYVSAGGILASLILVATVFWIGAFENVGFHEKGALWRYNGMPTAVSLYTFCYCGHAVFPTICTSMKDKTQFPKVLLVCFVFSSVSYGSMAIMGYLMYGENLMSQVTLNLPLQSIATKIAIYTTLINPITKYAIIISPIATALEEKFVQNNSYGLSLLIRTSLVVCSVVIALIMPFFGYVMAFIGAFLSVSASILFPCLCYVKINKASRGLGLELMFILVILIFGIFIAVTGTFVSVRDIVQHVGIK, via the exons ATGGAGTTGCCTAATATTGAGAAATTGGAATCCCAAAACCATCCACCACAAAAAAATGGTGCTTCTTTCATCACTACTTGCTTCAATGGCCTTAATGCTCTAACTg GTATTGGACTATTATCGATACCATATGCACTATCACAAGGAGGGTGGCTTTCTCTCATAACACTTATTG GCGAGCATGCGTTTGGAAAGAAAGGGAGAGCCCTAATATCCATCTTCATGTACCTTGAGCTCTTCCTCCTCGCAGTGGAGTTCCTCATCTTGGAAGGTGACAACTTGCACAAGCTCTTCCCTTACACAAACGTTCGCGTTTGGGGGAAGACCATCGGGGGAAAGCCAATTTTCATCATCCTCACCGCGCTAGTGATGCTGCCCACGACGTGGCTGAGAGATCTCTCCCTCCTAGCTTATGTCTCTGCAGGTGGGATTCTTGCCTCTCTGATTCTTGTTGCTACGGTTTTTTGGATTGGGGCGTTTGAGAATGTGGGATTTCATGAAAAGGGAGCTCTTTGGAGGTATAATGGAATGCCAACTGCAGTGAGCTTGTACACATTTTGTTACTGTGGTCATGCTGTTTTCCCTACTATTTGCACTTCAATGAAAGACAAAACACAATTTCCTAAG GTATTGTTGGTGTGCTTTGTTTTTAGTAGTGTAAGCTATGGATCAATGGCTATTATGGGATACCTAATGTATGGAGAAAATTTGATGTCACAAGTGACTTTAAATCTCCCATTACAAAGCATTGCCACAAAAATTGCAATCTACACAACGCTTATCAATCCCATTACGAAATACGCCATCATTATATCTCCAATCGCAACTGCTCTCGAAGAGAAGTTTGTGCAAAATAATAGTTATGGATTAAGCTTGTTAATTCGAACGAGTTTAGTGGTGTGCAGTGTTGTTATTGCGCTAATCATGCCCTTTTTCGGATACGTGATGGCATTTATTGGAGCGTTCCTGAGCGTGAGTGCATCCATATTATTTCCATGCCTTTGCTATGTGAAGATCAACAAAGCATCTCGAGGATTAGGGTTGGAGCTTATGTTTATTTTGGTCATTcttatttttggaatttttattgCCGTCACGGGGACTTTTGTTTCCGTTAGAGACATCGTTCAACATGTTGGtatcaaataa
- the LOC121798631 gene encoding amino acid transporter AVT1I-like isoform X1 has protein sequence MELPNIEKLESQNHPPQKNGASFITTCFNGLNALTGIGLLSIPYALSQGGWLSLITLIGIAMICFYTALLLKKCMDSNSLIKTYPDIGEHAFGKKGRALISIFMYLELFLLAVEFLILEGDNLHKLFPYTNVRVWGKTIGGKPIFIILTALVMLPTTWLRDLSLLAYVSAGGILASLILVATVFWIGAFENVGFHEKGALWRYNGMPTAVSLYTFCYCGHAVFPTICTSMKDKTQFPKVLLVCFVFSSVSYGSMAIMGYLMYGENLMSQVTLNLPLQSIATKIAIYTTLINPITKYAIIISPIATALEEKFVQNNSYGLSLLIRTSLVVCSVVIALIMPFFGYVMAFIGAFLSVSASILFPCLCYVKINKASRGLGLELMFILVILIFGIFIAVTGTFVSVRDIVQHVGIK, from the exons ATGGAGTTGCCTAATATTGAGAAATTGGAATCCCAAAACCATCCACCACAAAAAAATGGTGCTTCTTTCATCACTACTTGCTTCAATGGCCTTAATGCTCTAACTg GTATTGGACTATTATCGATACCATATGCACTATCACAAGGAGGGTGGCTTTCTCTCATAACACTTATTGGTATAGCAATGATATGTTTTTACACAGCTTTACTTCTCAAAAAATGCATGGATTCGAATAGTCTCATCAAGACTTACCCGGACATAGGCGAGCATGCGTTTGGAAAGAAAGGGAGAGCCCTAATATCCATCTTCATGTACCTTGAGCTCTTCCTCCTCGCAGTGGAGTTCCTCATCTTGGAAGGTGACAACTTGCACAAGCTCTTCCCTTACACAAACGTTCGCGTTTGGGGGAAGACCATCGGGGGAAAGCCAATTTTCATCATCCTCACCGCGCTAGTGATGCTGCCCACGACGTGGCTGAGAGATCTCTCCCTCCTAGCTTATGTCTCTGCAGGTGGGATTCTTGCCTCTCTGATTCTTGTTGCTACGGTTTTTTGGATTGGGGCGTTTGAGAATGTGGGATTTCATGAAAAGGGAGCTCTTTGGAGGTATAATGGAATGCCAACTGCAGTGAGCTTGTACACATTTTGTTACTGTGGTCATGCTGTTTTCCCTACTATTTGCACTTCAATGAAAGACAAAACACAATTTCCTAAG GTATTGTTGGTGTGCTTTGTTTTTAGTAGTGTAAGCTATGGATCAATGGCTATTATGGGATACCTAATGTATGGAGAAAATTTGATGTCACAAGTGACTTTAAATCTCCCATTACAAAGCATTGCCACAAAAATTGCAATCTACACAACGCTTATCAATCCCATTACGAAATACGCCATCATTATATCTCCAATCGCAACTGCTCTCGAAGAGAAGTTTGTGCAAAATAATAGTTATGGATTAAGCTTGTTAATTCGAACGAGTTTAGTGGTGTGCAGTGTTGTTATTGCGCTAATCATGCCCTTTTTCGGATACGTGATGGCATTTATTGGAGCGTTCCTGAGCGTGAGTGCATCCATATTATTTCCATGCCTTTGCTATGTGAAGATCAACAAAGCATCTCGAGGATTAGGGTTGGAGCTTATGTTTATTTTGGTCATTcttatttttggaatttttattgCCGTCACGGGGACTTTTGTTTCCGTTAGAGACATCGTTCAACATGTTGGtatcaaataa
- the LOC121798631 gene encoding amino acid transporter AVT1I-like isoform X3, with amino-acid sequence MELPNIEKLESQNHPPQKNGASFITTCFNGLNALTALLLKKCMDSNSLIKTYPDIGEHAFGKKGRALISIFMYLELFLLAVEFLILEGDNLHKLFPYTNVRVWGKTIGGKPIFIILTALVMLPTTWLRDLSLLAYVSAGGILASLILVATVFWIGAFENVGFHEKGALWRYNGMPTAVSLYTFCYCGHAVFPTICTSMKDKTQFPKVLLVCFVFSSVSYGSMAIMGYLMYGENLMSQVTLNLPLQSIATKIAIYTTLINPITKYAIIISPIATALEEKFVQNNSYGLSLLIRTSLVVCSVVIALIMPFFGYVMAFIGAFLSVSASILFPCLCYVKINKASRGLGLELMFILVILIFGIFIAVTGTFVSVRDIVQHVGIK; translated from the exons ATGGAGTTGCCTAATATTGAGAAATTGGAATCCCAAAACCATCCACCACAAAAAAATGGTGCTTCTTTCATCACTACTTGCTTCAATGGCCTTAATGCTCTAACTg CTTTACTTCTCAAAAAATGCATGGATTCGAATAGTCTCATCAAGACTTACCCGGACATAGGCGAGCATGCGTTTGGAAAGAAAGGGAGAGCCCTAATATCCATCTTCATGTACCTTGAGCTCTTCCTCCTCGCAGTGGAGTTCCTCATCTTGGAAGGTGACAACTTGCACAAGCTCTTCCCTTACACAAACGTTCGCGTTTGGGGGAAGACCATCGGGGGAAAGCCAATTTTCATCATCCTCACCGCGCTAGTGATGCTGCCCACGACGTGGCTGAGAGATCTCTCCCTCCTAGCTTATGTCTCTGCAGGTGGGATTCTTGCCTCTCTGATTCTTGTTGCTACGGTTTTTTGGATTGGGGCGTTTGAGAATGTGGGATTTCATGAAAAGGGAGCTCTTTGGAGGTATAATGGAATGCCAACTGCAGTGAGCTTGTACACATTTTGTTACTGTGGTCATGCTGTTTTCCCTACTATTTGCACTTCAATGAAAGACAAAACACAATTTCCTAAG GTATTGTTGGTGTGCTTTGTTTTTAGTAGTGTAAGCTATGGATCAATGGCTATTATGGGATACCTAATGTATGGAGAAAATTTGATGTCACAAGTGACTTTAAATCTCCCATTACAAAGCATTGCCACAAAAATTGCAATCTACACAACGCTTATCAATCCCATTACGAAATACGCCATCATTATATCTCCAATCGCAACTGCTCTCGAAGAGAAGTTTGTGCAAAATAATAGTTATGGATTAAGCTTGTTAATTCGAACGAGTTTAGTGGTGTGCAGTGTTGTTATTGCGCTAATCATGCCCTTTTTCGGATACGTGATGGCATTTATTGGAGCGTTCCTGAGCGTGAGTGCATCCATATTATTTCCATGCCTTTGCTATGTGAAGATCAACAAAGCATCTCGAGGATTAGGGTTGGAGCTTATGTTTATTTTGGTCATTcttatttttggaatttttattgCCGTCACGGGGACTTTTGTTTCCGTTAGAGACATCGTTCAACATGTTGGtatcaaataa